The following coding sequences are from one Streptomyces sp. NBC_01485 window:
- a CDS encoding thiolase C-terminal domain-containing protein, whose product MVGKPGKSGRPGRSGRPGTRDVAVVGVALSDCGRVDDATPYALHAQAARRALADAGLDRSQVDGFASAGLGTLAPVEVADYLGLRPTWVDSTSVGGATWEVMAAHAADAIAAGHANAVLLAYGSTARADIRAGRRTGTFAFGARGPLQFEVPYGHTLIAKYAMAARRHMLQYGTTIEQLAEVAVQARANAALNPEAMFRDPITVDDVLSGRMIADPFTKLHCCLRSDGGAAVLLAAEEYVRDCRTAPVWILGTGEHVSHASLSEWDDFTVSPAAVSGRLAFERAGVRPQEMDFAEIYDAFTYMTLVTLEDLGFCPKGEGGPFVEKGRLTLSGSLPTNTDGGGLSAQHPGMRGLFLLVEAVRQLRGEAGARQVHGQDGGLPRLGVASGTGGWFCSSGTVVLGRD is encoded by the coding sequence ATGGTGGGGAAACCAGGAAAGTCCGGGAGACCCGGGAGATCTGGGAGACCAGGCACCCGCGACGTGGCCGTGGTCGGCGTCGCCCTCTCCGACTGCGGCCGAGTGGACGACGCGACCCCGTACGCCCTGCACGCCCAGGCGGCCCGCCGCGCGCTGGCGGACGCGGGCCTCGACCGTTCGCAGGTGGACGGCTTCGCCTCCGCAGGCCTCGGCACCCTCGCCCCGGTGGAGGTGGCGGACTACCTGGGCCTGCGCCCCACCTGGGTCGACTCCACGTCGGTCGGCGGCGCGACGTGGGAGGTGATGGCGGCGCACGCGGCGGACGCGATCGCCGCCGGGCACGCGAACGCGGTCCTCCTGGCCTACGGTTCGACGGCCCGCGCGGACATCCGGGCAGGCCGCCGCACCGGCACCTTCGCCTTCGGCGCGCGCGGCCCGCTCCAGTTCGAGGTGCCGTACGGCCACACCCTGATCGCCAAGTACGCGATGGCCGCCCGCCGTCACATGCTCCAGTACGGCACGACGATCGAGCAGTTGGCGGAGGTGGCGGTCCAGGCGAGGGCGAACGCGGCCCTGAACCCGGAGGCGATGTTCCGTGACCCGATCACGGTCGACGACGTCCTGTCGGGCCGGATGATCGCCGACCCGTTCACCAAACTCCACTGCTGTCTGCGCTCGGACGGCGGCGCGGCGGTGCTGCTGGCGGCCGAGGAGTACGTACGCGACTGCCGCACGGCACCGGTGTGGATCCTCGGCACGGGCGAACACGTCTCGCACGCCTCCCTGTCCGAGTGGGACGACTTCACGGTCTCCCCGGCGGCGGTGAGCGGCCGACTGGCCTTCGAGCGGGCGGGGGTGCGTCCGCAGGAGATGGACTTCGCCGAGATCTACGACGCGTTCACGTACATGACGCTGGTGACCCTCGAAGACCTGGGTTTCTGCCCGAAGGGCGAGGGCGGCCCCTTCGTGGAAAAGGGCCGCCTGACCCTGTCGGGATCCCTCCCGACCAACACGGACGGAGGCGGCTTGTCGGCCCAACACCCGGGAATGCGGGGCCTGTTCCTACTGGTGGAGGCGGTACGGCAGCTACGGGGCGAGGCGGGGGCCCGGCAGGTACACGGACAGGACGGCGGGCTGCCCCGCCTCGGGGTGGCATCCGGAACCGGCGGGTGGTTCTGCTCGTCGGGGACGGTGGTGCTGGGGCGGGACTGA
- a CDS encoding cupin, translating to MTTTTPISSTNPIDPVDLFASALHIHPDGDVRVAERRMTSGDSGAWQIATFHVETDADVHADHWEMHPEAEEAVCCLTGGIRLYFRPARPDCGEDMVRLRAGTAAIVLRGRWHRLELDAPTDLTSRRAARSSARRR from the coding sequence ATGACGACGACAACACCCATCTCATCCACGAACCCCATTGACCCCGTCGACCTGTTCGCCTCGGCGCTGCACATTCACCCCGACGGCGATGTCCGGGTCGCCGAACGGCGGATGACGAGCGGCGACTCCGGCGCCTGGCAGATCGCGACGTTCCATGTGGAGACCGACGCCGACGTTCACGCCGACCACTGGGAGATGCACCCGGAGGCCGAGGAGGCGGTGTGCTGCCTGACCGGCGGCATCCGCCTCTACTTCCGTCCCGCCAGGCCCGACTGCGGTGAGGACATGGTGCGGCTGCGGGCAGGCACCGCCGCGATCGTCCTCCGTGGTCGCTGGCACCGCCTGGAGCTGGACGCTCCCACTGACCTGACATCACGGCGGGCGGCCCGGAGCAGCGCCCGCAGGCGGTAG